AAAGAAAAGATGCGGGTATTGATGTAAGTTTCAATCCCTAATAGGGATTTTGAGAAATTGCAATCCTGCGTATTGGCTTCGCTACACTTCTGGTAGTGAGGTTTCAATCCCTAATAGGGATTTTGAGAAATTGCAATACGCGATCGCGGTTCGAGCATTTCCCCGTTATGTTCAGTTTCAATCCCTAATAGGGATTTTGAGAAATTGCAATCACTGATGTGCCAAAGGTAGATAGGCCCAAGAGATGTTTCAATCCCTAATAGGGATTTTGAGAAATTGCAATCATTTCAAACTCAGAAAACTGAAGCTTTGCCATGTTTCAATCCCTAATAGGGATTTTGAGAAATTGCAATTTGAATGTCACTTTGTACAATCAAGTCTGTCACGTCTGTTTCAATCCCTAATAGGGATTTTGAGAAATTGCAATTTGACCCCTCCCCCCACTGTGTGGTATGGTTGAATGTTTCAATCCCTAATAGGGATTTTGAGAAATTGCAATTTGTCAGTTCAAGCTGCTGTTCGTCAGGCTACTGTGTTTCAATCCCTAATAGGGATTTTGAGAAATTGCAATAACTCGAAAGCCCCGCGAGGAAGCTTATCAGTTGTTTCAATCCCTAATAGGGATTTTGAGAAATTGCAATCTTATAGCGATCCGTTTCACCTTCACTACCGACACGTTTCAATCCCTAATAGGGATTTTGAGAAATTGCAATGATGATTTTTGCTGCTGTCCCCGTCATTTACCTGTTTCAATCCCTAATAGGGATTTTGAGAAATTGCAATATTACATTTTGTTTTTGTGCTGAGGCAATTCTTGTTTCAATCCCTAATAGGGATTTTGAGAAATTGCAATCGGAGACTAAAGTTAGACTGAGCGTCTAAAACACCTGTTTCAATCCCTAATAGGGATTTTGAGAAATTGCAATCTTTACATCTTCACCTTGTCGTTCACTGCGATGTGTTTCAATCCCTAATAGGGATTTTGAGAAATTGCAATATTAACGACCATCCAAGTAGCAACAATAGCTATAAAGTTTCAATCCCTAATAGGGATTTTGAGAAATTGCAATCCCCGGTGCAGAGGGGAGTGAGCTAGTTGCTATCAAAGTTTCAATCCCTAATAGGGATTTTGAGAAATTGCAATTTTAATCCGCCCTGACAAAACCCTATACCCTCAAGTTTCAATCCCTAATAGGGATTTTGAGAAATTGCAATCACCCAGGGGATTTCCTTCCTGCGATCGTGGAATTTTGTTTCAATCCCTAATAGGGATTTTGAGAAATTGCAATAGAATCCTCGGAGTATTCCGTCTGGGGACGTATTGGTTTCAATCCCTAATAGGGATTTTGAGAAATTGCAATTTAATAGAGCTAATCAAAAGGGTGCAGGGCGATCGCCCTCGTTTCAATCCCTAATAGGGATTTTGAGAAATTGCAATTTTTTTAATAGTATCACCAGCATCATTGTCATACTCGTTTCAATCCCTAATAGGGATTTTGAGAAATTGCAATAAATTTAGCTTGCAGGCGATCGCTGTGAGCTAAGGAGTTTCAATCCCTAATAGGGATTTTGAGAAATTGCAATTCTCCTCCTCAATATCTTTAAGTTTTAGTTTCTTGTTTCAATCCCTAATAGGGATTTTGAGAAATTGCAATAAGGGTTACACCCCAGGACTGCCCCAATTTATCCAAGTTTCAATCCCTAATAGGGATTTTGAGAAATTGCAATCTGCCCTTCCCAATGACTGGATTGGGAAAAAGATGGATGTTTCAATCCCTAATAGGGATTTTGAGAAATTGCAATCGGGCATCAACTGTCATTCTGACCGATCGCCCATCAGTTTCAATCCCTAATAGGGATTTTGAGAAATTGCAATACCGTTCAACTGCCTCTGCCACGCCCCCTCGTTAGGTTTCAATCCCTAATAGGGATTTTGAGAAATTGCAATTTATTTGCAAGTGTGTGCTTTACCGCAGCTGCATACGTTTCAATCCCTAATAGGGATTTTGAGAAATTGCAATCTTAGTGTATCCTCCCACCTCAACATATTCACCATGCATCTGTTTCAATCCCTAATAGGGATTTTGAGAAATTGCAATCACTTGCGATCGCTTGCTACTTTCCCGCCAAGCGTTTCAATCCCTAATAGGGATTTTGAGAAATTGCAATGCGAAAAAAGATTCTACTACGGGGAAGTTTCCTAGGTTTCAATCCCTAATAGGGATTTTGAGAAATTGCAATGTAATTGCAACCGAAGATTGCACTTTATGACTAAGTTTCAATCCCTAATAGGGATTTTGAGAAATTGCAATTTTACATGTCAAGACTTGCTAAAGATAAAGAGTTAAAGGTTTCAATCCCTAATAGGGATTTTGAGAAATTGCAATATTGCGGCATTGAGGCATTCCAAAATGATTATTCATGTTTCAATCCCTAATAGGGATTTTGAGAAATTGCAATTATAAAGTATGGAGTGCTGGCGAGTATTCCGAAAGTTTCAATCCCTAATAGGGATTTTGAGAAATTGCAATGTTGGCGGCCAGCAGGGTCATCGACATCCTAAAAGAGTTTCAATCCCTAATAGGGATTTTGAGAAATTGCAATTATCTAAAGCAGTTTTAGGGTTCATAGCGACATTAGTTTCAATCCCTAATAGGGATTTTGAGAAATTGCAATTAATATTGAAGGCTATTTTGATATCCTCACCAGAGTTTCAATCCCTAATAGGGATTTTGAGAAATTGCAATCACAGGCTTCTGCTATTTTCATGATTCTGATTGCGTTTCAATCCCTAATAGGGATTTTGAGAAATTGCAATTCTATCAATTGTATGAATAGCGATCGCCATATCCGTTTCAATCCCTAATAGGGATTTTGAGAAATTGCAATAGCGGGAGCCTGAAACCCAAGCTGTATTTAGTTTTCAAGGTGCGGTTGCGCGATTCAAGGGCAATCATAGCATTAGAGAATTTGTTTGGAAAGAGTGCCAAAAAATTTAAAGGCTGAAATCGTCTTTTGGTAAGCATTTCAGAGATTGCGCGGATTAGGATTAGGCGGCTAATTGGTTGAAAACCTTACTGTATCTGGAATAGAAGTACTTTTTTGGGACTGTAGAATTTGTACACCTACCCTTCCGCGCATTTGAGATAGGGGAACCTAGCCAAAAGGTAACTCAGTAGAGAAAATTGTTTAGTCCCGTGGCTTATTCTTTGCCAATACAGGCAGCTTTTCTCTGACAAAAGCCATATAGAAGAAACATTTGGACAGCAAACGAATCTAAAATATTACGGTAAACTAATTCATAAATTGTAATATTTGTTGTTGTACTACTGTACTGATAACCAACAATAAAGTTTCCGCCAATTTAGGGTAGAGATGATGAAAGAAATAACACGCCGCAAATTTATCGCAACAAGCACCTTGGCGACGGGTTTTGCCTTGGCAGTGCAACCCATTTCTGCTCAAGTCACCGCTACCGATGCTAAGGGGTTGGTAGCTGGTGCAGTGAAAATTCCCGTCAAAGATGGCGAAATTCCTGCGTACAGAGCAGCACCCGCCACTGGTGAAAATTTCCCAATTGTCTTGGTAATTCAAGAAATCTTTGGCGTACACGAGCATATTCAAGATGTTACTCGTCGTTTTGCTCAGTTGGGATACTTGGCGATCGCACCGGAATTATTTATCCGTCAAGGCGATGTCACTAAGTTAAGCAGTATAGACGAAATTCGCCCAATTGTTGCCAAAGTACCAGATGCCCAAGTGTTATCCGATCTCGATGCCACGGTAAAATGGGCTGTGAAATCAGCTAAAGGCAATGCCAATAAATTGGCGATTACAGGTTTCTGCTGGGGTGGCCGCATTACCTGGTTGTATGCGGCACACAATCCCAAGGTAAAGGCAGGTGTAGCATGGTATGGGCGACTCGTGGGCGATGCTACCGAACTTCAGCCCAAGTATCCAATTGATATTGCATCGGCGTTGACAGTCCCCATTCTCGGACTCTACGGTGGCAAAGATACGGGTATTCCCCTTGATACAGTAGAACAGATGCGCGATCACTTAAAGTCTAGTAGCAGCAAATCTGAGATCATCGTCTACCCCGATGCACCCCACGCTTTTTTTGCCGATTATCGCCCCTCCTACCGTGAGAAAGATGCTAAGGACGGTTGGAAACGTCTTTTGGCGTGGTTTAAGCAAAATGGTGTTTAACGGTATCGGTTTACGAACTGTGACTTTGAAAAAAGTTCCAAATTGTTTCACTGGCGTTCAGCCCCAGGTTTGCGTTGAATTTGTTTAGATTTTTGTCAGTTGAGGAACCACCAGGCCAGAAATGTCCACCGTTTATTACCGCTAGCTGCCAGACTTCTGAGTTGCCACTACAACCTGTGTAGATAGCGGTTTTCACTTTATCTTCAGCAAAGTCAGGAGATTTATTTGATGAAGTACATTGATCGTGCGATCGCCAAAAATCTACCATGTCTGAGATAGAAAGCAACGCTCCTCGTTGAGTACGATCGTCACCTTCATAAAGTACATCGCGATCGTTTGTACCGTTAATCGTTAACATCGATATGGAAGTTCGAGGCTGGCAATTAGATTTGAGTCTAACAGGGAGCGAACCAGCTACTGATGCAAAACCAGAAATTTTATCAGGTAACTTACAAGCCAGTGCTTGGGTAAGTATGGCACCTCTAGAAAAACCGGTGGCATAAATTTTATGGCTATCAATATTGATTTGCTGCTGAAGATGATTAATCAAAGCATTGACAAACGAAACATCATCCACCCTTCCTTGAGCGTTACCTCTAAGGCTCCATTTTTGGTCAATTCCATCTGGATAAACAACAATAAATCCTTTTTTATCTGCTAATTCATTGAAGCGAGTCACATTACTGATAGACCGACCATTACCATCATCTCCATGAAACACTAAAACTAACGGCATTGGGCGGTCTGGATTATAAGATTTTGGAGTGTACAAATAGTAAGTACGTAACTTTCCTTGATCGTATAGTTCTCCATAATTATCGCCACTCAAGATTTTTGCTTTAGTTATATTTTTTTCTTCAGCCTGAATGGAATCGCAGGCTGTCAATAAAGTAACTCCAAGTAGAACTATTACAACTTTTTTTAAAATCCGATAATTTTGATAGATATTCATGTGAATTAAATTGAGTTATGTGAGATATTTTTATTTTGTAAATCTTATTTAGTTTAGTAAAAGCTTTTACCTAATAGAGGATTTGCTGTATTGTTGTTAGTTTAAAATACTAAAAAATTATACATAGTGGAATAAAGTCATAATTTAAGCATGACTTTATTCACATTTAGGAAATCTGCTGTGTCTAAGGGCAATTAAACAATTCTTAACTACTAATGACATCCCAAATATAGAAAAGCCTCCCGACAATGAGAGGCTTAAATGTGAGCGGAGACAACTTGTTAAACTACGGCCTTGCAGCCAGCGCTCCTCCTAATGCAGAGAAAACGGCGGAGACGGATGCTGTGGCAAACAGCCACCACGCTGCTGTTGCTGCGGCTTTGCGGGTTTCTTCAGCTTGTCGCTGTGCTTGATGCTTCACCTGTTCTAGGCGGCGTTGGGCTTCTTGCTGTATGCGTTCTGCACGTTGCAATACTGTGTTGCGGGCCCGTTCAATTTGGTCGATGATCCGGTTGGCATCTTCCTCAGAGATGTCCTCACGAGAACTCATAATTGCTACTAAGGTCTCACGATCAAAAGAAGATAAGCGATCGCGCAGGGCATCAAATCCTGCTTGAGGATCGTCAAAAAATGTGCGGACATCGCGCTTGATACTATCGTAATTTAGTTCCGGGCGATCCAGGGAGTTAAGATAGTTGCGGATGCGGGCAAAAATCCCATCAATTGCATCTTGAATGCCTCGTTGGATATTCCGCACTTGTTCTACAAATTGATCCCTGACGGAGACAATGTTATCGGCAATCCGTGCTGCTTCTTCATCAGACATATCTTCCCGAATCTTCAGCAGGGCGATGATTGTAGAACGGTCAAAATGGGAAAGGCGATCGCTAAAACTTTCTACCCCCACTCGTGGATCGTGCAAGAGTAGTTGTAAGTCGCGTTTGATACCTTCAGGATTGAGTTCTTCTTTACCAGTTTGGCGCAGATACTCTTCCAGATAAGCTTTAAATGTTTCTGCTCTTTGCTGTGTGCGGGTAGCTAAACGACGAGGCGCACGTATAAAGTTACGAATCGAAGTTTGGGTGGAATCAATGATTTCATTGACTTGTTGTTCGCTCAAATCTTGACGTTGACTGAGCAACTTCACGAGTGTATCTCGGTCTAACTGCGACAATCGACGGCGCAGTGCGCTGGCCCCCTCTTTGGGATTTTCAAACAATTTGGTCAAATCTCGCTGAATACCTTCAGGATTGAGTTCTTGTTTACCAGTATTCCGCAGATAATCTGCGATCGTGGTCGTAACAGAGTCGTATTGCTCTTTGGCTTTATCCACTACAGCTTGGGGTGTGTGGCGAATGTTATGCCATGACTCTTCAGCCGCATTGATGATTTGATTAACTTGATCTTCACTCAAATCTTGGCGCTGACTCAATAATTGCACCAAGGTATCGCGGTCAAAGCGAGACAACCGCGCCCGAATTGAACTAATTCCAGCTTGGGGATCTTCTAATAGCTTTTTAAACTCCGCACGGATGGCATCAGGATTCAGTTCTGATTTCCCGGTGTTACGCAGATATGATTCTACATTCAACCACAGAGTTTCTGCTTGATATTGTGCTTGTTCAGCTAATCCTTTGGATTCTATCAAGACGCGATCGCGTTGTTTTTCCAATTCATCCAGAATGCTGTCTACTTCATATAGCTGGATATCATTCCGTTCTAGCAATATCTCCCGGATTTCTTGACGTTCAATGTGCGCCAGTCGTAATGTCAGGGTTTCATAATCTGCATCTGGGTCTTGCAACAGTGGTTTAAAATTCCGCTCAATGCCTTCAGGTGTCAAATCTGTTTTCGGGGTAACAAGCAGATAACTTTCTACTGCGCGTTGCAAGTCTTGGACTATTTCTCTTTCTTCGATACCTGTAACTGTCACCAGCACATCTTTGCGGACAACTTCTAGCCGATCTGCAATGCGCTGAATTTGGCTTTGGGTAAGTAGTCCTCGTTGTTGGAGAATTTTCACGAAATCGTTACGGGATAGTCGTTCTAGTTCTCTACGGACTATTCCAGGATCGGCTGCTGGGTCGTAAATGACATCACGAAATTCTTGGGCAATTCTTTCTGGGCTTAGTTGCCAAGCATAAGTGTTGTACAGATAATTTTCGACATCAGACCGAATTGGGCTATAGGGTTGTGATGGTGTTGGCAAACCTAGCTTATCTGCTTGTTGAGTGACTTTTTCTTTGGCTGTGGTAAGGCTACCCAAGATTTTTTCCACATCCAAATCAGGCAAATCTGCCCGTCCTAACACAGTGGCGGTTAAGGCGGATAGTGCTTGCTGGATTGAACTTTGAATTGGCCCAGGGGCTGCCTTTTGATCGGATTCTTTGGAACCACGTGTTTCTGCAACTAACCGATCCAGCTTGGCGTTGAGTTCATCTGTCTTACTTTGTCCTGCTGGAACTGATTTTAGATAGTCCATTAACTCACCCAGACGGTCTTCGTTGGGTGATTGTTGACTCACTACTTGTTGCCAAACCTTATATAAAGTATCAGCAATGCGGGTAACGTCTTTTTTGGAAAGGTCGGTGCGGCTGCTGACTAAATCGATAAATTTTTGGCGGTCAATGTTGCGAATATCTGGAGTCCCGGCGATCGCTTTTAATTGGGGATCGTTGAGTAAATTTTCAAAATCACTCCGAATTTTCGACACATCCAACTCTGGTGGACGCAGCTTATCTAAATAATCTTCTATGTTTTCCCGAATACTTCCAGGGTCGATGCCGCTTCCTAGTTCTCGACGAACGGCGGCGGCGGCGGCTTCAGCTGTTGCGACAACTTGATTATTGACAGCTTTCGCGCCTAGTGCGGCTGTAGCTGTACCCATAATCGCCTGGAACCCGGAAGTAGCCGTATTTACGACTGAGCCAATTAAGGAACCGACAGTAGTGGAACTTACCCAAACGAGGAGTAAAAAGTAAGCACCCCAAATTACCAAACCGAGGATTGCTCCCAATCCTGGATCTAAGATTACAAGGCTCAATTTAACTGCCAGGAAACAGGCAATTAATAGAGCGATCGTTACAGTGACTAACGTCCAAATCCCTACTGCTGTGCCGATTTTGCGAATGCTACCGCCCAAACTTCCGACTTCCCCAGAATCTGAATCCGAGTCAGATGAGTGCCCCAGATAGGAAATACCGGCTGCAAGGGAGAGATTAGTTAGAACTAATTGGAAAGCAAAGGCTAAGATCACGCCGGAGATTAAAGCCACAAAAAAGCGCGGCCCGGAAGTCAGAACCGATGCCTGTGCTGGCGTGACGTTTGAGGGATCTACTGGAACCTGTGCTAACCACAATAGTGGTTTGTAGAGTCCCAGCATGATTTCCGTACTTTGGAACATTGTATTTCCTTCTACTAAGTTTAAATTTGGGGAATTAAGATTTTCTTGAGAAGCAACTCTTAGTATTTTTGTCTGTACCTATGGCAATACCTAACTGTTTAGTTCAGAATCGTAGAATTTAGCTGTTGAAAGCATCTCTCCAAAGGCTGAAAACTATATACAGCAAAAGATATAAATTTTATTATCTAACGGTAAAACTAGTTAAAAATTGGGTTAATTATTGGCCGCCACACTCTTAATTTTAACTGCTTAATCAAAATGATTTATTTTGCCAAAGCTATAGTTTGATTACTAGAACTTTACATTTATTTATAATTATTTTTTTATCACCCTCTCAGGGTGGATTTGTCTGCACTAATATGTTGTTGAGTATCGTCCAGAAGAAGTGCCTGTAGTTTGTGCCTACAGGCAGAAAGCAATCTAGTTATAAATAGCTACATTAAAGTTAACAAATGAATTGTTGATGACAACAAGATGGCAACTCATTATTCCAGAGATTTGCCAATAGTTGCAAAAGAATAATTTGCTTTGGAATTTAGTCAGTTATAGTGTCCAGCGCGATGTTTTACATCTGATTGGCTGCTAGAAATTAAACATCTAAAAAGCTAAGAAATTTTGGAGAAACAAATGGCAACTCAAGAAACTCGGTCTTCTACTGATTTACCACCTGTTGCACCAGAATACAACGGTGTAGATCGCAACGCTTTTCTGTTTGGCTGGACTCCTCAAGCCGAAATTTGGAATGGTCGTTTGGCAGCAATTGGTTTTCTCGCCTATTTGCTTTGGGATTTAGCCGGTTATAGCGTTTTACGCGACGTACTGCACTTAGTTGGCTACTAAAGATTGAACCTTTGAAAACTTACTGGATATTGGAGAAAAAAATGGAAACTCGATCTTCTACTGATTTACCACCTGTTGCTAAAGCTTACAATGGTGTAGACCGCAATGCTTTTTTGTTTGGTTGGACTCCCCAAGCTGAAATCTGGAACGGTCGTTTGGCAGCAATTGGTTTTCTCGGCTATTTGCTTTGGGATTTAGCTGGTTATAGTGTCTTACGCGATGTATTGCACATAATTAGCTATTAGTAGCTACAGCTATATAAGACTTCTGCAAATAATAATCTAAACCCTAGTTTTCAAGTAGGGGCAATTCATGAATTGCCCCTATCTTTATCTAAAGCAGAAAGCGAAACAACATATACAAAGCCGAAGCTAACAGTTGCAACAGCATCACTGGAATGCCGTAGTGAAGGAAAGTTTTAAAGGAGATGCGCCGTCCATGCTGCTCAGAAATACCGGCAGCGACGATATTAGATGATGCCCCTACTAATGTGCCATTACCTCCCAAAGTTGCACCAAACATCATGGCATAAAAAAGTGGTAATACTTCTGGGGGAAACTGCCCTTGAAAATCTTGTGCTAGAACTTCTGCGGGTGCTAATCCCACAGTTACAATATATTGTTTGAGTAAGGGAACCATCCCCACCACTAAAGGAATATTGGGGACTACGCTCGATAATATACCTACAAAAAATAATAAAACTAGGGAACCCAGGATAATATTTTTTCCTAAAATTGCTGCTAATATTCCTGATAAACCATTAATTACACCTGTTTTTTCTAGCCCTCCAATTAACACAAAAATACTCATAAAAAATATTAATGTACTCCAGTCTACATCCCGCAAAATATTGTTAACTGAATCAATTTTGCTATGGTGAGATAACAGCAAAGCTAAAGCTGATCCTAACAAAGCTGCGGCAGCAGGCGAAACCGGAACTGGTAGAGTTTCTCCAACGACAAAAAATAGCAGGACGAAAAATACTATAACTGCACCAAAGCTTAAAGCTCGTGGATGATTGATTTGTGGATGTGGCAGTTCTTCTAAATTATCTAACTGGGTATTCCAAATTTTACGAAATAAAAATGGTAGTGTTGCAATTACGATAGCAACGGCAATTACCCCTCCTAAACTCAATTCCAATAAATAATCTGTAAAGCTGATATTCACAGCATCACCAACAATAAAGGTGGCTGGATCTCCAACTAAAGTTAGGAGTCCGGCACTATTAGCAACAAATACCATTAAAATTAACAAGGGAACAAAATTTATCCCCACTTCCTTTGCCATTGGTGGAATTAAAGGCGCTAACAACATTACTGTTGTGGCATTTGGTAAAACTGCACAGATGGGTGTCACAATAGCCACAATACCGAGTAATAGACGCTTGCCTTGTCCCTTAGCGAGGAGTAATATTTGAGTTGCTAAATAATCAAATATCTTGGTAGGTTCAAAAGCTCGTACTAGCACCATAACTCCAAAGAATAAACCGAGTGTTCCATGACTGTTGCCGATGTAACCAACAGCTTCTTCTAAAGTCATGACGTTGGTAAAAACTAATAACAATGCTCCTAATAATGCCGCAATCGTAAGATGTATCCATTCTGTCATCACTAAGATAATGACACTTGTAAATGTAATTACACTAAGGATTGCTTGCCAGTTGTCCACATCTTACTCCTGAAGTTTTATTTGTTGCAAATTAGCGAAAAAAGCCACCTAGTTTTAGGTGACTTATCTATGATTACAATTGGATAAAAATTACTGAAATTTTAAACAGGGATTATTCATCAATACAACTGGGAATACCCAAAACGGCGCAGGGAAAATTATAACCTAATGCTTCAATCATCGGATGATTAACAGAGTTGCAACCGAGGAATAAGATATCGGCAGCTTCTGATTCAACAACTTTTTTAAGTTCTGTAGAAATGCAGCCAAACCGTAAATGAGATTTGAAGCAACCTTGCCATTCTTCAGCCAGACTTCGGGCTTGCCAGAGAATTATATCTGCTTGTTGTAGGGGAGTTACCACTGTCTGCAATTTAGGTTGAGTTAATACCTGTGTCACAGACTTTGATACTTCACTGATTTGACATTCTAATGAAGGCTGTTGTGGAAAGCTCAAGATATTTGGATATTGACTGCTTTGATTGTCTTCTACCACATAAACAGCTTGAACTGTAACTTGTGCATTAGTAGCTAAACGCGTTTGATGGGCAATCCAGAAAGCAATGTCTAGCGCCGCATGACTGTTAGGAGATGCGTCATAAGCAACAATTAAATTAACTGCTTTTGCTTTTTGAGGTTTTTTAGAGAAAGGTTTTTTTGGTTCTGGCACTAGTACCATTTGTTCAATTAAGTCATTTCGACCTGTGGCACTTTGCAGACGTGCTAACATTGGCTTGATTTGCACAGCTTTACTTCTCCCAATGAAATGAATTAGTAATGAGAAGCAGGGGGACAAATTTTAGATTTTGGACTTTCCTGCGGAACGCTACGCGTAGCTTGCTTCCCCGGAGGGGTACGGCTACGCTCAGTCGAACAATTTTGGATTTTAGATTGAGTGACGATAACCAAAATTGCAAATCTTAAATCAGTCCAGGAAACCCCAATAATAACTGTATTACAGCCAAAGTCTTGGGGGTTCCTTCCATTGCCTACGGAGTTAGCTGACGGGCTAAGACTGGAAGGTGTCTCTCATAAGATTAGCCCCAAACATTGGTTCCTCCGTTCCAAATTCAGCTTTCATGAATTTGAATTAGGCTACCCACTAAAAAAAATGATAATCTAATTTACTCGTCTTGGGCAAAATATCGATCGAGGAAATTCAGAGCGTGATTGCGGAGTTCAAAATATTCTTTTGAGTTTCGCATGGCCGCGCGATCGCGTGGATGCTCAAAAGGAACTTCTAAAATCTCTCCTATACTAGCAGATGGGCCATTGGTCATCAAGACGATGCGATCGGACATATAAATTGCTTCGTCTACATCGTGGGTAATCATCATCACTGCTTGACGATTATTTTCCCAAATATCCAATACTTGCCGTTGCAATTTGCCACGAGTTAGCGCATCTAATGCCCCAAAAGGTTCATCCATCAGCAACATTTTGGGACGAATTGCTAAAGCTCTGGCAATACC
The Nostoc punctiforme PCC 73102 genome window above contains:
- a CDS encoding dienelactone hydrolase family protein; the protein is MKEITRRKFIATSTLATGFALAVQPISAQVTATDAKGLVAGAVKIPVKDGEIPAYRAAPATGENFPIVLVIQEIFGVHEHIQDVTRRFAQLGYLAIAPELFIRQGDVTKLSSIDEIRPIVAKVPDAQVLSDLDATVKWAVKSAKGNANKLAITGFCWGGRITWLYAAHNPKVKAGVAWYGRLVGDATELQPKYPIDIASALTVPILGLYGGKDTGIPLDTVEQMRDHLKSSSSKSEIIVYPDAPHAFFADYRPSYREKDAKDGWKRLLAWFKQNGV
- a CDS encoding alpha/beta hydrolase family esterase, with the translated sequence MNIYQNYRILKKVVIVLLGVTLLTACDSIQAEEKNITKAKILSGDNYGELYDQGKLRTYYLYTPKSYNPDRPMPLVLVFHGDDGNGRSISNVTRFNELADKKGFIVVYPDGIDQKWSLRGNAQGRVDDVSFVNALINHLQQQINIDSHKIYATGFSRGAILTQALACKLPDKISGFASVAGSLPVRLKSNCQPRTSISMLTINGTNDRDVLYEGDDRTQRGALLSISDMVDFWRSHDQCTSSNKSPDFAEDKVKTAIYTGCSGNSEVWQLAVINGGHFWPGGSSTDKNLNKFNANLGLNASETIWNFFQSHSS
- a CDS encoding SLC13 family permease codes for the protein MDNWQAILSVITFTSVIILVMTEWIHLTIAALLGALLLVFTNVMTLEEAVGYIGNSHGTLGLFFGVMVLVRAFEPTKIFDYLATQILLLAKGQGKRLLLGIVAIVTPICAVLPNATTVMLLAPLIPPMAKEVGINFVPLLILMVFVANSAGLLTLVGDPATFIVGDAVNISFTDYLLELSLGGVIAVAIVIATLPFLFRKIWNTQLDNLEELPHPQINHPRALSFGAVIVFFVLLFFVVGETLPVPVSPAAAALLGSALALLLSHHSKIDSVNNILRDVDWSTLIFFMSIFVLIGGLEKTGVINGLSGILAAILGKNIILGSLVLLFFVGILSSVVPNIPLVVGMVPLLKQYIVTVGLAPAEVLAQDFQGQFPPEVLPLFYAMMFGATLGGNGTLVGASSNIVAAGISEQHGRRISFKTFLHYGIPVMLLQLLASALYMLFRFLL
- a CDS encoding universal stress protein, with the translated sequence MLARLQSATGRNDLIEQMVLVPEPKKPFSKKPQKAKAVNLIVAYDASPNSHAALDIAFWIAHQTRLATNAQVTVQAVYVVEDNQSSQYPNILSFPQQPSLECQISEVSKSVTQVLTQPKLQTVVTPLQQADIILWQARSLAEEWQGCFKSHLRFGCISTELKKVVESEAADILFLGCNSVNHPMIEALGYNFPCAVLGIPSCIDE
- a CDS encoding high light inducible protein, which gives rise to METRSSTDLPPVAKAYNGVDRNAFLFGWTPQAEIWNGRLAAIGFLGYLLWDLAGYSVLRDVLHIISY
- a CDS encoding high light inducible protein, with protein sequence MATQETRSSTDLPPVAPEYNGVDRNAFLFGWTPQAEIWNGRLAAIGFLAYLLWDLAGYSVLRDVLHLVGY